One Portunus trituberculatus isolate SZX2019 chromosome 45, ASM1759143v1, whole genome shotgun sequence DNA segment encodes these proteins:
- the LOC123519420 gene encoding phenoloxidase-activating factor 1-like has translation MSWKVWFILTVAAAAAVTVAESRGMVRETRQASRCPVGENCTPLTRCQPLRTLVTYRVPGWERRVRAAHCGGTPGNYRVCCPREGFPTNTTSRPGVGGENLLPSGHQCGQSHLLKIVFGEDVLLSGYPWMALLGYGDRGTRNPDWRCGGVLLNDRYVLTAAHCVHRNYTVLRGIGPLVAVRLGEHVISTNPDCLKDPKLPIPCALSPQDFTPQQVIIHKDFSRRIRLSDDIALIRLDRKATLGGPVQPLCLPPVGVDIPTFLDGRDAIVAGWGITESGKSSDILKAAKIPFVEHSVCTRTYPGQLVQEQVCFGGRGKVDSCRMDSGGPIFQVSNEPPRFVLLAILSGGLEKCGTPGAPAVYTNVDSYRQWIVDSIRP, from the exons ATGAGCTGGAAAGTTTGGTTTATCCtgacggtggcggcggcggcagcggtgacGGTGGCGGAGAGCAGAGGGATGGTGAGGGAAACCaggcaag CGAGTCGGTGTCCAGTGGGCGAGAACTGCACTCCCCTCACAAGGTGCCAACCACTGAGAACCCTGGTGACGTACAGAGTGCcagggtgggagaggagagtgagggcaGCGCATTGTGGAGGAACGCCAGGGAACTACAGA GTGTGCTGCCCGAGAGAAGGCTTCCCCACAAACACCACCTCAAGGCCGGGAGTGGGCGGGGAGAACCTGCTGCCAAGTGGACACCAGTGCGGACAGTCCCACCTTTTGAAGATTGTGTTCGGGGAAGATGTGTTGCTTAGTGGCTACCCGTGGATGGCGCTGCTCGGAtatggag ACAGAGGTACACGTAACCCAGACTGGCGGTGCGGTGGTGTGCTTCTTAACGACCGCTACGTACTCACTGCCGCCCACTGCGTCCACCGTAACTACACCGTGCTGAGAGGCATAGGGCCACT GGTGGCGGTGAGACTCGGGGAACATGTCATATCCACCAACCCAGATTGCCTTAAGGATCCCAAACTGCCGATCCCGTGCGCTCTCTCCCCCCAGGACTTCACCCCCCAGCAGGTTATCATTCACAAGGACTTCAGCAGACGAATTCGGCTGAGTGATGACATTGCCCTCATCCGCCTCGACAGGAAAGCCACTCTAGGAG GTCCCGTCCAACCTCTGTGCCTTCCGCCTGTGGGTGTGGACATACCGACTTTCCTGGATGGACGTGACGCCATCGTGGCAGGCTGGGGCATCACGGAGAGTGGAAAAAGCTCAGATATCTTGAAGGCTGCGAAGATTCCATTTGTCGAGCATTCAGTCTGCACCAGAACCTACCCTGGCCAGCTAGTGCAGGAGCAG GTGTGCTTCGGCGGGAGAGGCAAAGTCGATTCCTGCAGGATGGACTCAGGCGGACCAATCTTCCAAGTGAGCAACGAACCTCCTCGCTTCGTTCTG cTGGCCATCCTCTCCGGCGGGTTGGAGAAATGTGGCACTCCCGGGGCTCCAGCTGTCTATACAAACGTCGACAGCTACAGGCAGTGGATTGTGGATAGCATTAGACCCTAG
- the LOC123519419 gene encoding serine protease grass-like translates to MKWRVCCSLVVVAAVVASVSEGAVRTARQARQCSSGEECLSLRVCRSIQDVVSSRRSGWEIIVREAICGQDNGGFRVCCPDSDPGSNNPVVSGSSSTTSQPTVDGETLLPKGSECGQSGNHRVVFGEDAPLYAYPWMVLLGYRDRANPSWKCGGALINDRYVLTAAHCVHRNFTIPSGNGDVVALRVGEHTISIDPDCALTDAVPCSSPEDFDPEEVIVHPQFNKRAPVSDDIALIRLNKKVTFGFSAKPVCLPAAGLDVKSFLGARDAVVAGWGATETTSTSDVLQAAKVPFAEKSTCEPFYRNQLVDEQVCFGGRGNVDSCFGDSGGPVFQTHNELPRFTVLGIVSRGVRECGTPGVPAVYTNVAFYRQWIASSIKP, encoded by the exons aTGAAGTGGAGAGTGTGTTgcagcctggtggtggtggcagcggtggtggcgtCAGTGAGTGAGGGAGCAGTGAGGACAGCCAGGCAAG CTCGCCAGTGTTCATCTGGTGAGGAGTGCCTGTCGCTGAGGGTGTGCAGGTCGATCCAGGACGTGGTGTCGAGTCGGCGGTCTGGTTGGGAGATTATTGTGAGGGAGGCGATATGTGGGCAAGACAACGGTGGCttcaga GTGTGCTGCCCAGACTCTGACCCCGGCTCCAACAACCCCGTCGTCTCCGGCAGCAGCTCCACCACTTCCCAGCCTACTGTGGACGGAGAAACACTGCTGCCGAAGGGGAGTGAGTGCGGGCAATCCGGTAACCACAGGGTCGTGTTCGGGGAAGATGCTCCTCTCTATGCCTATCCTTGGATGGTGCTGCTCGGATacagag ACAGAGCCAACCCATCCTGGAAGTGTGGCGGCGCCCTCATCAACGACCGCTACGTGCTCACCGCTGCTCACTGCGTCCACCGTAACTTCACCATCCCCTCTGGCAACGGCGATGT AGTGGCCCTGCGAGTGGGAGAACACACCATATCCATCGACCCAGACTGCGCCCTGACCGATGCCGTGCCGTGTTCCTCCCCCGAGGACTTCGACCCAGAAGAGGTGATCGTTCACCCTCAGTTCAACAAGCGAGCTCCTGTGAGTGACGACATCGCCCTCATTCGCCTCAACAAGAAGGTCACGTTTGGCT TTTCCGCTAAGCCAGTGTGCCTTCCCGCTGCGGGCTTGGACGTGAAGAGCTTCCTGGGTGCGCGCGACGCCGTGGTGGCAGGTTGGGGCGCCACAGagaccacctccacctctgacGTCCTGCAGGCTGCGAAGGTTCCATTCGCAGAGAAGTCCACGTGCGAGCCTTTCTATCGCAACCAGCTGGTGGACGAGCAG GTGTGCTTCGGCGGGAGAGGCAACGTAGACTCCTGCTTCGGAGATTCTGGTGGCCCAGTCTTCCAAACCCACAACGAACTCCCTCGCTTCACCGTG ctGGGCATCGTGTCCCGCGGCGTGCGTGAGTGCGGGACTCCTGGGGTTCCTGCTGTCTACACCAACGTCGCCTTCTACAGGCAGTGGATAGCAAGCAGCATCAAGCCCTAg